The genome window ACTTCTTTCTAGATTATGCTGACCCAGAATCTTCTGCTCCAAATGGCCATAAAACCACTTTCAGGGCCGTAGGCCTTTTCTCCTGGACCCATTTTCTCAAAGGCAGGTCATGGAACAGACCATGGCCAAAGGCCAAGGGACAGCTGTAGTATTTGCACACATTTTCATGGCCCTTCAAGATGTGGGACAAGGTGGAGTGGGAAGAAAGGGGGAGTAGCCCTGGAGGCCCCTTGTTGGGCCACTTTGCTTATAGCAGTGGGCTTGAGCATAATTCTCAGGTCATGGCACAAGTTTCTCCAGCTGAGTGAATCATGCTCATGCTAAATGTGAGATTGGGACCACTCTGGTTTAGAAGTATGTTTCAGTGTAAAGTAGCAcacaaaatgaacagaaaaggtAAGGGTTAATGAGATTACTAACAAGAGGGTGGATAAACTCCGTGAGATATAATTTCAGTCGGTCCTCATAACAACCTTGGGGGGTCTGATTGTGCCcctttaaaaattagtaagtcTAGGTTCCGAAAAGCTGGGTTTTACCCCTGGTCTTATAGGAGTGCAGGGAAGCATCTTTATGACTCTAGAGCCTACTCTATCTTCACCCTACATCCCCATGTGTCTAACTCAACACCTTCTGGGACATGCACCTCAACTAGTTTTTAAAGAGTAacccacaggggcacctgggtggctcagttggttaagccactgtctttggctcaggtcctgagcccagctccgcggggagtctggttctccctaagaccttctcccctctcattctctctctctctcaaataagtaaataaataaaatctttaaaaaaaaaataataacccatAGATGGATAGTTCCCTGCTTGTGGGTCTATGGTTAGCCAGGAAGAATTGGTTCCAGAGAATTAGTGTCATAAACACTGATGTCACTGGCTGACAGGCAGATCTGAAAGACTTACCAGGCAATGTGTAAGGACCAAGCtacccagaaaagaaagaaagaaagagagaaagaaagaaagaaagagagagaaaggcaggcagctTTCCTTAGCCTTGGCTCCGGCTGGTGGGGGAAAGGAGGGTTTGCATGCTTATTTATAGGGGGCTGGAGGTCTGAGAGTTCCAAAGACTTTGTTACATTCTAACCTTGCAGAATTGAGCAATTTGGGGTTGCTTTTCTTGCTGATAACACTACTTCCCTTATCTACCTGGAACAGATCTTAATAGAAAGCTCGCCCTCAATGGTATAAGGTTAATGAATATGAAATCAAACAATAACAATCTCTGTCTGGTGGATGGGATTCCTAAGGAACATACATTATATACATCTTTGAGGATGAGATACAAGGGTTACAGGGAATTATAGTCCAGTGCTCCCTACCTGAGGGGACTGAGTCCCAAAGAGACTTAGTTACTTAATTAGAGTGAAGCCAGATTTCCTGTATCCTTATCCACTATTCTTCTACAACCTTAAATTCAGTTTATGGATAAGCAAgccatttttgtatatatttttaaaataatattagagtCCAATCAAATGATATTAAAGTCTAATCAAATGTGATAGGTATACATACTAGCCCTAGAGATGGGGGAGGTGGGTGTCATTTTGTGTAAGAGAAAAGGAAGTCTAAATATTGGGTTTTTAATGAGGTAGTGCTCCCTGATCTTTCCATGGGCATTCCTCCAAGGCATTAGAGGTATTTTGCTATAAAAGAGCCTCCCAAACATCCCCTTGGAAAAAACAATATCAATTAACTTTTGTTCAAGGGAGAGAATTCCAATGCATACCATGGGTCAAAGTTCTCTGTTACTAGGTTTAGGGGTACCTGTAAATATTCTAAGAACAGTGTATTTTGTCTAAATCAATAAAGATGAAAGCAGATGATGTAGGAGGTGGGAATCAGAGTACagaaaattttagtattttcccAATATTCCAAAAACACATATGGCTTTATCCAGTTGCAAGGTAAACAGAACACGGAATTTAccagaaaaaaaggcaaataaaattgGTGATATCAGCTTGTCATATGCCAACTATTTAGTGAATCAACAAGAATTAAAAGAGAAGTAACAGAAttaacattcctttaaaaaatacattttcttctaagaactgCAAGAGAATCTGTGGCACTTTACCAACACCAAACCGTGTTTGGAAACTACACCGGCACTacaatgctttttaaattcatttgtttaaagaaataagagatgGATCATATTTAATAAAGTTTAGATATGCTCACCTTATCTTCTCGGAATCACAGTTTTATTACAATCAGATTTATTAAATGTTATCTGATTTTACTCTCATCTTAAAACATCtgcaaataatataatttaccTGCGTATTTGGCATAACAACATGCTTTTCTTGATTTTAACAGAAACTAGTCCAAGTGTTAATTGAATAAAGCTGTTCAAATGTAACTTTTGGGTCATTCCTTTGAACACACCATACATGCAATAACATCTGTGCGGCAAgtgtcaatttttcttttatttaaaaaatcctatcatTTAAAGAAGTTACTTACTATAAATAAAAGTCACACCCACACTCACACCCACAGCCACCCACCCACACAAACCTTTTTAAAGTAAAGCGAAAACTTAATACACTCAGGACAGgcgggaggggaaaaaaatacggCTGTGCGCATTTTGCCTGTTGCCGCAGAGTAATACGGTAAACAGCCGATTACGGTACTCGCCTCGCCGGGGCTACTGCCTGTGTGACGTCAGCAAGATCTAGCTGCAAAGTTGCTTGCCATTCTTTGCTGATGTCGGGGAGATGAATATTTAAAGGGTAAATGTGGAGTTATTgcttggctatttttttttctattttcactctttattttaaattctgcagGTAAAGCGAGTGAGCTGGGAGCTTAAAGACCTCTGTGGTGGAGGGGTGAGTCAGCGGGTGCAGAAGAACTAAGAATTGGTTCCTTGGTGAGACGGTCGCCTCTTCCCCCAGAGAGGCAGGGCTGCTCGTGGGACCGAATCCCCGGTCCGCACTCCGTTCCAGGTGAGTGCGCGGCGAAGCAGGATGCGGGCGTCCAGGAGGGCGGGGTGGGTGAGGGCCCAGCTCCCTAGTTTCCCGGTGAGCCCGAACCCGCACTTTACCTAAGCGCCCCCATCCCGCTTTTTTCACCCGCTGTGACACCACCATTCCACCCCACCCTGAttcccttatatattttagaaagttaCCTCCTAGTTAACAAGTGTGCTTTTCAGCCCGTATTTATCGCCCCGAGGTAGAGGCAAAAGGCTTTCTGCAGTTGCTTGTTTTTTTAGTACCACCTGTGAGCTCCtgaacttgtgatttttttctcaatagTCTTTGCCCCTGGGGTCCCGCCTCAGGGCCTGCCCCCAGCCAGAGTCCTTCGAAGGGAAGatgggtccccccccccacccctcgcaTTCCTGCCTGAGTCCCTGGGGTCGGCTCGCAGTCGTGGAAACCTAAGTTTCTCACACAGACCGTGGCCCCAGCCCAGAAAACCGCGAAGCGCCcacttttcctctgattttttagCCTACCCAGTCCGCAGTGACCGCCACTTGTAAAGCCCCTTCTGCAGAGGGGcgcctgccctccccaccacttcGCCTGCACCCGCGCGGCCGGTCCGGGTGTGGCTCGAGTCCTCCCGCCCGGCCGATCCTGCAGCTTGAAAAGGGCTCCTGGACCGACCCGGGTCGCGTTCAGCCTTCGGGCCCGACAGGCTGTGCTCGGGACCTGGCTCTCGAGCCGGCGGGGCTGCTCCACAGACCCGCGCGCACAGCACACCCAAGTGCGAATAACTCGGGCGTGAACGTGCGCGCGGCTCTGGCTGGCCTGCGGTGCTCGGGCCGCTGCGGTTCCCTCTCCCAGGCCGCCCCCTCCAGGTGGCTGCGAAGCAACCTGTTTAAACGGCAACCGCCAGTTTTCACCGACTCGGCTCCACGCTACACACActcgcgtacacacacacacacacacacacacacacacacacacatcagccGCAGTCCCGCCTCGCGAGCTTCGCGGGGTTTTAATTTCGCTGTGCGACCGCTCATCATTGGCCGCGGCGGCTTTGGGTTGGTTTGCTTCGGATCTCGGAGGCCTCGGGCCGCGCGCCAGGGCAGGTTCCCAGCGGCGGGGGCACAGCGCGCGGTCCTCTAGCGCGCCGCCTGTGCTGCAGCAGGGCACGCCGCTCCGGGACCGCAGAGCCGGCGGGGCTCCCAGCCGCCGCCCACGGTCCGTCGAGCCCGGGTTTGGCCTCGCTTCCCGGGGCGCCTGGTACACACGCCGCCCTTCTCTTTGCGCTCTTTCAGGAGAACGAGAGCAAACAACGACCCGCAGTCGCCTCGCTCTTGGCCAAATCCACTTCCCCCGGCCTGCGCGCGGAGAAGCTGCATCTGTAGCCCGAGTCCACCGCGGTCCAGTCACCCTGTGGGTAACTGCGGGCCGGCAGAAGCGCCCAGATGCTGGCGATCCCGGCCTTTGAGAGTCGACGGCAAACCCGTTCTTGATTGTGGTTTGCGGGGAGACTGGCGCTGGACTATTGAATTCTAAATAACGTGCAAAATGCTGAATCTTCTAACCAGGACGGATCAGGCAGCACGCAAAAGCAGGCCCCTGTAATTCGGCGACTGCACTTTGCAACGTGCCTCCTCGAGCTTCGCGCCAAGCCTCGGGTAGGAAGGGAGCTGGGGCCGGAGGCCAGCGCTCCGGGAGGACAGGGTCCGCGGGTAGCCCCGCGCGCCCCTGGCCATGTCACCTTTAACGTCCTGCCCCTTTGCGTGGCCTTCTGAGGGTTTGCGCGGCAAGCCGGGGTTGCTTCTCACCCGCGCGCTCTCTCTCACCCCCAGCTAACCCCAACGGGCAGGGCTCCCCTGAGCCGAGACCTTTTGACTCTGCTCCCCCGCTTCCGCCTCCGCCCTCGCCCGGGGGTGGCTCTTGAGAGCCGGACCTCGCCGGCCCCGGCTGGGACCATGGTGTTTCTCTCTGGAAATGCCTCCGACAGTTCCAACTGCACCCACCCGTCGGCACCGGTGAACATATCCAAGGCCATTCTGCTTGGAGTGATCTTGGGGGGCCTTATCATTTTCGGTGTGCTGGGCAACATCCTCGTCATCCTCTCCGTGGCCTGCCACCGGCATCTGCACTCGGTCACTCACTACTACATCGTCAACCTGGCGGTGGCCGACCTCCTGCTCACCTCCACCGTGCTGCCCTTCTCAGCTATCTTCGAGATCCTGGGCTACTGGGCCTTTGGCAGGGTTTTCTGCAATATCTGGGCTGCGGTGGACGTCCTGTGCTGCACCGCGTCCATCATGGGACTCTGCATCATCTCCATCGACCGCTACATAGGTGTGAGCTACCCGCTGCGCTACCCCACCATCGTCACCCAGAAGAGGGGTCTAATGGCTCTGCTCTGTGTCTGGGCGCTCTCCCTCGTCATCTCCATCGGGCCGCTCTTTGGCTGGAGGCAGCCTGCCCCGGAGGACGAGACCATCTGCCAGATCACCGAGGAGCCCGGCTACGTGCTCTTCTCGGCGCTGGGCTCTTTCTACGTGCCTCTGACCATCATCCTGGTCATGTATTGTCGGGTGTACGTGGTGGCCaagagggaaagcaggggccTCAAGTCTGGCCTCAAGACCGACAAGTCGGACTCAGAGCAGGTGACGCTCCGCATCCATCGGAAAAATGCCCCAGTAGGAGGCACCGGGGTGTCCAGCGCCAAGAGCAAGATGCACTTCTCAGTGAGGCTCCTCAAGTTTTCCCGGGAGAAGAAAGCGGCCAAAACACTGGGCATCGTGGTGGGCTGCTTCGTCCTCTGCTGGCTGCCTTTTTTCCTAGTGATGCCCATTGGTAAGTCTTTAAACACCCTGTTAAATTGCTCCCCTCTGTTTCCCCAGACTCACAGTCAAGGGCGGGGGTCAGGGGacgggggaaagaaaaagaatctgcatttcaaacAGCAAAGcccgaggtgggggtggggggcagtttgGAAAATGCTCCCTTGTAGAAAAGTGAATTTTAGTTCCCTTTCTTCTCGCAGTCTCATTTATATGATTATGTCCTAGAGCACTTTTTCAACTAAAGTGGCTTCCAGCAGATTAATTGGTCTCCTTAATAAGAACGTCAACTTTTCTTAATGCCTTTAAGCATTGGTTTAATTTAAATAGATCCCTCTTCTTTGGAGTCTCAGAGTCTCGGGCACACACTTAGGCAGGGGCTGTGGAATGCCACTTTCACCTCTGCTGCTTGGACTGCAAATTTTCTTGGCCTAAAAATAAGCACCATACTTATTCTGAACAAATgtgtaattttattattagattaGATTACTCCTAAGGGTTAGTCATAATGGTCTGCTTATGTTCTATATctgtgttaattttattttctggactCAGTATGGAAGAAAGTGTGGCCAGCCActggcaaggggaaaaaaaagatgattttgtgTCCACATGAATTTAAGCTTTAAAGAATTCAACATAATGTTTCCAATAAATGAATACTTACCCCTTTATTTTAGTAGTATTAAAACGAACAGTAGTCTTGTCCAAGATCATTCTGAAAGTTGCAGATGACACTGtttgaaaataatacagtaatgTTACAAATCCAATTTTTGCAAATGCCATATTAGCTATTGTCAAAACTAATTAGCACATTGTAAGTATCAGCAAGCTGATCCACTTGGACTAGTCATCTATATCTGAGAGGCCTTCATGAGATCCCAAAATGGTTGTTTGCTATTTTTAGTTTGTGAGCTCAAATATAGACCCACGCATTGCTTGTCCACtaactctagaaaaaaaaaagttaaaaattagtaaaagttCGTTTCTGGCACTCTAGAGGTAAATTTAAGTGGCATACATTCAAAGTACTTTAACTTGCAACTCTGTGTTGTAATAGCAGCTATTTGTTTCTGAGGCCAACTCAAAACTTCATTTGTCCAGGATCTTTATTTCATTCTCCTTCTCCGATTATTATTCTGAAATCCCAAGTGGAGTGAAGCGATTCTTCAAGTTCTAGAGCTTTGCTAATAGCATAGCCACCAGCTGCATGTGGCTGTTTAATATGAATTAAAATTAGAGATAATTAATATTCAGTCCCTCATTCTCACTAGCCAAagttcaagtgctcaatagccacacaTGGCCAGTGGCTCCTGTTGGGGACAGCAGAGATATTGAACATTTTGATGGTTGCAGAAATTTCTCTCTAGAGGGGCTGCTTAAGAGGCCCTCCTGAGTCCTCTTGCTGGCTCTCCATGGTGCCTGCCTATCACGATTGCTGACTCTGTTCCTGGAAGTACATCACAGCTTTGAGTTTATTTAAATAACACCCTGCCTGAGCCACGgtttccctgcctttctgcctcccaTCTCTTCCCCCTGAAGTTTATTCCTGTATCTGTGTGCTCATACGGCATTTGTTACACTGAGCACTGGTTCTCGATGGGTAGTTTGAACAAGGCGACAAATTCCTTGGCAGTAAAATGTTTGCATTCTCTTAAGGGAGGTagacaaacaaatgaatgcaCCTTAAGAAGTCAAGGATTActaagcagtaaaaaaaaaaaaaaaaaaaaaaaaaaaaaggcaggataaGAGCATAAAGATTTGTAGGGCAATGGGGCGGGCCATCAGAGGAGTCCTCTCGGAGGAATGATATGGAGGAGCAAACATTGCCAAGTCCGGAAGGGCCTTTTGGGCAGAGGGATGGCAAGTTTGGAAAGTAGCCTGACCTATTCAAGGGAGATCAGAGAGGCCAGAGTGGCTGAACGACAGAGAACGTGTGGGCAGACAAGTTCAAAAACGCGTTGTGGAGACGAGGTCAGAGAGCCGTGGATCTTTTAGGCCCTAGTGGAATTTGCCTATTATTCCAATTGCGTTGGGATGCCATCCCCTCATACAGGTTTTAGCAGGGGGGTGGctggttttagatttttaaaggatcattCGGGTTGTTGGGTCGAGAGTGGGCTGTTTGGGGGCCAACtgtggaagcagggagactgggTGGGAGGCTGTTAGAGCGGCCAAGGGTGGAGAAGTCGTGATGCCTAGCGCTTGGGGGAGAACAGGTGGGGTGTGAGATGTGATTACATTCAGGACTTATTTCACAGGTGGAGCTGACAAGTTTGGACATAGggtataagaaaaaagagaggaattaAAGATAACTTCTGGTTCTGGGGCATAAGCACTGGGGTAAACAATAGTGCATCTGGTTGAAAACTAGAGAATGATGGAGTTGTTAGGGGCTGGCAGGAATGGGAAACACAAGTGTTTATTCTGTGTAGCCCTgctgagaagtgtctgttcaccaTCTAAGTAGAGATGCCAAGTGGCCGGCAGTTAGATGCATGAGCTCCAAGCTGAGAGGGGCAGCTGGGGCACCCTGTAAACTGGGGACACAGCAACATACTTAAAGCCACAGAAGTGGACGGGTCTACAAGGGAGGACatatggagagaaagaagaaataagaacagAACCCATGGCATTCTGGTATTTGAGGACCTGGAAGAGGAGGAGAACCAACTAGCAGAAGAAGTTGAGAAAGAGTGGGCAGGGAggtaggaggaaaaccaggagacTGCATTGTTCCCAAAGCCAAATGGAAATGTTTCAAGAAGGCAAAAGTATTGAGCTGTGTCACAGGCAGCTGCTCGGCCAAGTCAGAGGAGGGCTGGGAATCAACATTGGACTTGGCCATGTGGAGGAGGTCCTTGGAGATATGAGGACATCCTTTGAGGATAACAGTCTCAGTAGAGTGAGGGAGACAAAAGCCTGACTTTGTGCTTcccagagagaatgagagatgaAGTGAGAGCAGTGAAAAGAGACAACTCTTGGGAAAGTCTTTTCTAGACAGTGAAGCGGGGAAATCGAGGAAGAGAGCCGGAAGGATCTGGAGAGAATTTCAAAAGGTGGGGGATAGGATACCATGTGTATATTCTGACGGAACGATGGAGTAGAGTTGCTGATGGTGTAGttgagggaggaggtgggattCAGTGCCCAAGTGGAGTGTTGAGAAGCGAGGGAGAAGCCGGGGTCTGTAAGCACAGAGACGAGCACACGCGTAGGAGAAGCGTAATCAGCTCTTCAGAGTGTATTCATGCCCTTGACCTAAACAAAAGCAAGATCATCAGCTACAGGTGAAGAAGGCATAGAACGTGACGTTGGTTTGAGGAGcaaaagaagatgtgaaatattAATCTTTGAGGCGAGGGTGCAAATAGATGACGGAAATTTCGTAGCATTCCCAGAAAGTCCTACGGACGTATATGAGATTTATGGTCATAAATTGAAAGGAAGACCAGTCAAGAAGGCTGGTGTCCCTTTCCAATAGCTAAGAGGCAGAGGGTCAGGAACCACAGTAAGGGCATGAACTGGAACAGATTAGGAGTCACACAGATTCAGAGAGTGAACCAGAGAGAACTCTAGTCTAACCATGGCCTCCCTCTTGGATCTGCTCTCTTGGGGAATTAGGGACTTTGAGGTGAGGGGTTACAGTGGCAGGAAGCCGTGGTAAGACAGCAGCACCCAGAATCACTGGGCCTCCTTTAAATCCCAATAATGCAGTGTGGCAGGAAGGAAATTGAAAACGTACAGTTGGCAGTCTGACCGGGCTGTTCAGTCGGAAGGAAGTCCCTGAACCTACCAGGATCTGTGGTCCAGAGTTTCTCCATGCTACCGTCTGAGCGAGAGACTATTTCTTCCAGGATGGATTGACTGTATAGTAAGTACCAGGCACTGAGTTAGAGcaaaaagat of Mustela nigripes isolate SB6536 chromosome 1, MUSNIG.SB6536, whole genome shotgun sequence contains these proteins:
- the ADRA1A gene encoding alpha-1A adrenergic receptor isoform X5, which gives rise to MVFLSGNASDSSNCTHPSAPVNISKAILLGVILGGLIIFGVLGNILVILSVACHRHLHSVTHYYIVNLAVADLLLTSTVLPFSAIFEILGYWAFGRVFCNIWAAVDVLCCTASIMGLCIISIDRYIGVSYPLRYPTIVTQKRGLMALLCVWALSLVISIGPLFGWRQPAPEDETICQITEEPGYVLFSALGSFYVPLTIILVMYCRVYVVAKRESRGLKSGLKTDKSDSEQVTLRIHRKNAPVGGTGVSSAKSKMHFSVRLLKFSREKKAAKTLGIVVGCFVLCWLPFFLVMPIGAVSSAEVREIIHMWIH
- the ADRA1A gene encoding alpha-1A adrenergic receptor isoform X6; its protein translation is MVFLSGNASDSSNCTHPSAPVNISKAILLGVILGGLIIFGVLGNILVILSVACHRHLHSVTHYYIVNLAVADLLLTSTVLPFSAIFEILGYWAFGRVFCNIWAAVDVLCCTASIMGLCIISIDRYIGVSYPLRYPTIVTQKRGLMALLCVWALSLVISIGPLFGWRQPAPEDETICQITEEPGYVLFSALGSFYVPLTIILVMYCRVYVVAKRESRGLKSGLKTDKSDSEQVTLRIHRKNAPVGGTGVSSAKSKMHFSVRLLKFSREKKAAKTLGIVVGCFVLCWLPFFLVMPIGNEAHKG
- the ADRA1A gene encoding alpha-1A adrenergic receptor isoform X2, whose amino-acid sequence is MVFLSGNASDSSNCTHPSAPVNISKAILLGVILGGLIIFGVLGNILVILSVACHRHLHSVTHYYIVNLAVADLLLTSTVLPFSAIFEILGYWAFGRVFCNIWAAVDVLCCTASIMGLCIISIDRYIGVSYPLRYPTIVTQKRGLMALLCVWALSLVISIGPLFGWRQPAPEDETICQITEEPGYVLFSALGSFYVPLTIILVMYCRVYVVAKRESRGLKSGLKTDKSDSEQVTLRIHRKNAPVGGTGVSSAKSKMHFSVRLLKFSREKKAAKTLGIVVGCFVLCWLPFFLVMPIGSFFPDFKPSETVFKIAFWLGYLNSCINPIIYPCSSQEFKKAFQNVLRIQCLRRKQSSKHNLGYTLHPPSHALEGQHKDLVRIPVGSGETFYKISKTDGVCEWKFFSSMPRESARITVSKDQSACTTARSTSVHKRCLTPAQPNPQNR
- the ADRA1A gene encoding alpha-1A adrenergic receptor isoform X3: MVFLSGNASDSSNCTHPSAPVNISKAILLGVILGGLIIFGVLGNILVILSVACHRHLHSVTHYYIVNLAVADLLLTSTVLPFSAIFEILGYWAFGRVFCNIWAAVDVLCCTASIMGLCIISIDRYIGVSYPLRYPTIVTQKRGLMALLCVWALSLVISIGPLFGWRQPAPEDETICQITEEPGYVLFSALGSFYVPLTIILVMYCRVYVVAKRESRGLKSGLKTDKSDSEQVTLRIHRKNAPVGGTGVSSAKSKMHFSVRLLKFSREKKAAKTLGIVVGCFVLCWLPFFLVMPIGSFFPDFKPSETVFKIAFWLGYLNSCINPIIYPCSSQEFKKAFQNVLRIQCLRRKQSSKHNLGYTLHPPSHALEGQHKDLVRIPVGSGETFYKISKTDGVCEWKFFSSMPRESARITVSKDQSACTTARVRSKSFLQDF
- the ADRA1A gene encoding alpha-1A adrenergic receptor isoform X4, yielding MVFLSGNASDSSNCTHPSAPVNISKAILLGVILGGLIIFGVLGNILVILSVACHRHLHSVTHYYIVNLAVADLLLTSTVLPFSAIFEILGYWAFGRVFCNIWAAVDVLCCTASIMGLCIISIDRYIGVSYPLRYPTIVTQKRGLMALLCVWALSLVISIGPLFGWRQPAPEDETICQITEEPGYVLFSALGSFYVPLTIILVMYCRVYVVAKRESRGLKSGLKTDKSDSEQVTLRIHRKNAPVGGTGVSSAKSKMHFSVRLLKFSREKKAAKTLGIVVGCFVLCWLPFFLVMPIGSFFPDFKPSETVFKIAFWLGYLNSCINPIIYPCSSQEFKKAFQNVLRIQCLRRKQSSKHNLGYTLHPPSHALEGQHKDLVRIPVGSGETFYKISKTDGVCEWKFFSSMPRESARITVSKDQSACTTARDF
- the ADRA1A gene encoding alpha-1A adrenergic receptor isoform X1, with translation MVFLSGNASDSSNCTHPSAPVNISKAILLGVILGGLIIFGVLGNILVILSVACHRHLHSVTHYYIVNLAVADLLLTSTVLPFSAIFEILGYWAFGRVFCNIWAAVDVLCCTASIMGLCIISIDRYIGVSYPLRYPTIVTQKRGLMALLCVWALSLVISIGPLFGWRQPAPEDETICQITEEPGYVLFSALGSFYVPLTIILVMYCRVYVVAKRESRGLKSGLKTDKSDSEQVTLRIHRKNAPVGGTGVSSAKSKMHFSVRLLKFSREKKAAKTLGIVVGCFVLCWLPFFLVMPIGSFFPDFKPSETVFKIAFWLGYLNSCINPIIYPCSSQEFKKAFQNVLRIQCLRRKQSSKHNLGYTLHPPSHALEGQHKDLVRIPVGSGETFYKISKTDGVCEWKFFSSMPRESARITVSKDQSACTTARVRSKSFLQVCCCAGPSTHSGGETHQVPTIKIHTISLSENGEEV